One Ahaetulla prasina isolate Xishuangbanna chromosome 1, ASM2864084v1, whole genome shotgun sequence DNA window includes the following coding sequences:
- the CD28 gene encoding T-cell-specific surface glycoprotein CD28, with protein MSIIPLTSIIAWIVLTVFHIIQDSSSAAENISKQQSFLHKTVHENAQLACDFPAHRETITKLNAYLLKGVGEEQLFEANWNNSTLFIKINSSELSLDINITKEEKHAVFHLSNLQVNHTDSYMCKIEVIDPPPYETESRSNLIYVKEPPPHQEKLNYMNMPMAIPLGFFVFYSLIITATIYYCWLKRKKNRVLQNEYFNMMPWQSNGPRKRPPQHGVPTRNYTAYRYWEP; from the exons ATGTCCATTATACCTTTAACCAGCATAATCGCCTGGATTGTTCTTACTGTGTTTCATATTATTCAGGACAGCAGTTCAGCAG CTGAAAACATTTCAAAGCAACAGAGCTTCCTACACAAAACAGTGCACGAAAATGCCCAGCTGGCCTGTGACTTTCCAGCTCACAGAGAAACCATTACAAAGTTAAATGCCTATTTGTTGAAAGGAGTCGGAGAAGAACAACTTTTTGAAGCAAACTGGAACAATTCCACACTTTTTATCAAGATAAACAGTTCTGAATTAAGCCTGGACATCAAtattacaaaagaagaaaaacatgctGTGTTTCACCTGAGCAACTTGCAGGTCAACCACACGGACAGTTACATGTGCAAGATTGAGGTGATCGACCCGCCACCATATGAAACCGAAAGCAGGAGCAATTTAATTTATGTGAAAG AACCTCCTCCGCACCAAGAAAAGCTTAATTACATGAACATGCCAATGGCTATTCCACTTGGATTTTTTGTTTTCTACAGTCTGATAATCACAGCAACCATTTACTACTGTTGG ctgaaaaggaagaagaatagaGTCCTTCAGAATGAGTATTTCAACATGATGCCCTGGCAAtcaaatggacccaggaaaagaccCCCTCAGCATGGTGTTCCAACCCGGAACTATACTGCATACCGTTATTGGGAACCCTGA